In Delphinus delphis chromosome X, mDelDel1.2, whole genome shotgun sequence, the DNA window gccccctttcTTCTCGGGGTAGAAAATGGTGGTCGGCGCGGGGGCGGCTGAGGTTGGGAGCGGGGGACGCTGGGTGGGGGTGGCCGGGGGTGGGAGATGCGGGGCTGAGAAGGGGCCGAGCGTCCGGATGCAGcagccccccttcccccacccttacTCTCTGCAGGTCTGCGAGTCGAAGTGTTGCGGCGGCGCACTTGCAGCAAGAATCGGGAGGAGCAGGAGACCGCGAGGATAGGCCCAGGTCTGTGCGGGGGACAGTTGGGATGTGGGGGGAACGTGTGGATAGCCCTAAGAAGCCCCAAATACTGCTCCCTACCCCATCCTCCATTTTGGTGCTTGCAGAGACGTGGGCATGGATAGGCAGGGCAAATGGTGGGTTTTGGGCGAGGGAGGGGGAGAGCTTGGACTGGGGGCCCCCTAGAGGGCATAAGGAACCTCTCAGGTGGGAAAACGAAAATTTGAAGAGCCTTTACATCCGGGGCTGGAAGTCTTGAGAGGTGCTTAGTAGGGCCTCTGTCCTCGGTGCTGATCAGTCCACCCAGAAAATAGTCCATTCTCTTGTCTTTTGTCTTCTAGGAGCAATGGCGTCCAAAGAGGAACAAGCAGTAAAAAATCTCAACATGGAAAATACCCAACAGGAAAAGGAAGGCGGGGACCAGGCCCCTTTGCAGAATGGAGAGGAATCACGCGATTTAGGAGGGGGTAGAGGCCAGAAGCCTGGAGGAAATGTCAGGCTGGGACGGATTAGACGACTTGTCCCTAATTTTCGATGGGCCATACCCAGCAGGCATATTGATCACAATGAAGTGGGGGATGATGTAGAAAAGCACGTAGGGCAGATGATGGAAATCAGGAGAAAGACTAAGAAGCAGCAAATGAGGCATCATTTGCGCTACCAAACTCCTGAACCTGACAATCATTATGAGTTTTGCCTTATACCTTGAATCCTAAGATTATCCCTGAGGTCAGTAATGTGGCCTCTGCTCTACATGCTTGTagtttttctgatttactttttcTGTAAACCTTTTGGTGTTTCCACTTACCAGTTTCTAATTGAATATTGCTTTGTCTCTGTGAAACTTTATGTCAGCAGGGCAATTTCATCCAGTTAtaggaaaattattcttttcataaTACGAAATTAATAAAGCAGTTTACAAAGCAATCTTCCTGTGACACAcaagtctttattttttgttaatgTTACCTTTCCTCTCCTAGATCCCTGGACTCAAAATCTCAATTGTCTTTTGACTATTTTTTCTTGTCCTCAACCAGAAAGGATCATATTCATAATTCAGTATCTTTTAAGAATGTATGTCGTACTGTTTTTCAAGGAGTGTGAGTCCACCATCTGCATAAAAATACCTTGATgggggagcttttttttttttttttgcggtacgcaggcctttcactgctgtggcctctcccgttgtggagcacaggctctggatgcgcaggctcagcggccatggctcatgggcccagccgctccgcagcatgtgggatcttcccggaccggggcacagacccgtgtcccctacatcggcaggcggactctcaaccactgcgccactcaGGGAAGCCCGATGGGGGAGCTTTTTGAGAATGTAGGACCTCTGGCTCCTATCTTCCAGACCCACAGAGTTGGATTccaaaatttccatttattaGTAAACTCTCCAGGTAATTCTAGAGTACACTGAAGTCTGAGGCCACTATTGTTTGTATGTATGTTGGATAtctgtgtacatatgtgtgtatcatTGTATGTATATTCCATGAACATATGTGTGTTTCATGTCATTAAGTGTAAACAAAGTACGTGGAATAACAGGATGAATACTTCCTGAATTCAATgggcaaaaatgttaaaaaagtagAAGACCCTAAAATAGACTGATTATAAGAGTGGTAGGGACAGTGGCAGATGAGGGTACTGGAGTTCAGAGATGCTAAGTACCAAGGTTACCCTCTGCTGTGCATCTTGGTGGGGGGGGGTCTGATCTGGGACATTTTCTATAGGACTTTGTCATCTGGAGGTGGAGAATATTTGACTTTTGTAACTGATAACAAGCTGAGGAAGATCAAACTCAGCAAGACTGAGGCTGTTGttctatattttgctttttagtgTTTCCAGTGTAGACACTTTGGAAAAgtgtagacattttaatttttagaatagagcagaaagaaatcttaaagtttCTTCAATCCAGTGTACTTCAAAGTGAGAATTGCCACCTATTACAACTCTTGAAATCAGTTTTGTGGGTcacaagcaattttttaaaaagaataaaccaaaaaACATCAGAGTTCATCACCCATGAGTAGTGTTAAGAATTATCATTTTGAGAAACTTGTTTTAGTTTTACATGTAAGAAATATTGTCACCTTA includes these proteins:
- the BEX4 gene encoding protein BEX4; its protein translation is MASKEEQAVKNLNMENTQQEKEGGDQAPLQNGEESRDLGGGRGQKPGGNVRLGRIRRLVPNFRWAIPSRHIDHNEVGDDVEKHVGQMMEIRRKTKKQQMRHHLRYQTPEPDNHYEFCLIP